In Rhodanobacter denitrificans, a single window of DNA contains:
- a CDS encoding ABC transporter permease, whose translation MNPILTVAAKEFRDDFRNRWTVALTVLFALLALGIAWFGSAAAGRVGFTSFDATLASLTTLGAFVIPLIGLLIAYDTIVGERDDGTLLLMLSYPLARGQLVAGKFLGHCGALAAATLAGFGLAVAIMQWMQPPTQALQAWLQIGRFIASASLLGACFVGLACLISVQTADKSRAAGLALIGWLASVVLFDLALLALLVISGGNPVERAVYPYLLLLNPVDVFRLVNLTALGDGAGNDLLTGMTAHHTYSPLLLSLVLLGWAAAPFAWAMLAFRRKEI comes from the coding sequence ATGAACCCGATCCTCACCGTCGCCGCCAAGGAATTCCGCGACGACTTCCGCAACCGCTGGACGGTCGCGCTGACCGTGCTGTTCGCGCTGCTGGCGCTGGGCATCGCCTGGTTCGGCAGCGCCGCCGCCGGCCGGGTCGGCTTCACCTCGTTCGACGCCACGCTGGCCAGCCTGACCACGCTGGGCGCGTTCGTGATCCCGCTGATCGGCCTGCTGATCGCCTACGACACCATCGTCGGCGAGCGCGACGACGGCACCTTGCTGCTGATGCTCAGCTATCCGCTGGCACGCGGCCAGCTGGTGGCCGGCAAGTTCCTTGGCCACTGCGGCGCGTTGGCCGCAGCCACCCTGGCCGGCTTCGGCCTGGCGGTGGCGATCATGCAGTGGATGCAGCCGCCCACGCAGGCACTGCAGGCGTGGCTGCAGATCGGCCGCTTCATCGCGAGTGCCTCGCTGCTGGGCGCCTGCTTCGTCGGGCTGGCCTGCCTGATCAGCGTGCAGACCGCCGACAAGTCGCGCGCCGCCGGCCTGGCGTTGATCGGCTGGCTGGCCAGCGTGGTGCTGTTCGATCTCGCGCTGCTGGCGCTGCTGGTGATCAGCGGCGGCAACCCGGTCGAGCGCGCGGTGTACCCGTACCTGCTGCTGCTCAACCCGGTCGACGTGTTCCGCCTGGTCAACCTCACCGCCTTGGGCGACGGCGCCGGCAACGACCTGCTGACCGGCATGACCGCCCACCACACCTATTCGCCGCTGCTGCTGAGCCTGGTGCTGCTGGGCTGGGCGGCGGCGCCGTTTGCGTGGGCGATGCTTGCGTTCCGGCGCAAGGAAATCTGA
- the tatA gene encoding twin-arginine translocase TatA/TatE family subunit yields MLGLNSFSHWIVLLVLVLLVFGTGKLRHAGRDLGSAIADFRKGLKGGPPGDTLPAARSDAGDEPRP; encoded by the coding sequence ATGCTCGGACTGAACAGTTTTTCGCACTGGATCGTGCTGCTCGTACTGGTACTGCTGGTGTTCGGCACCGGCAAGCTGCGCCATGCCGGCCGCGACCTCGGCAGTGCCATCGCCGATTTCCGCAAGGGGCTCAAGGGCGGCCCACCGGGCGACACGTTGCCAGCGGCACGGTCGGATGCCGGCGACGAGCCGAGGCCCTGA
- a CDS encoding nitrous oxide reductase accessory protein NosL, translating into MHPLPLTVIRRAGFMLALVLLAGCSGRPSPAKPAVDTHADDACTVCGMYLDGSPGPRAEAWVSGRAKPLVFDSTRDFFAYVLQPENQSALQELYVQDSARIDWQQPSHAAVSFIDARRAHYVAWQPLPGSMGPTLAPFASHAAAETFVREHGGAVLAFDEVTPALVATLDYRCPAQAAGRHGAPQCLAPAAPSLGLSAHPQPAFPPASPPPPAHPHPHP; encoded by the coding sequence ATGCACCCGTTGCCGTTGACCGTCATCCGCCGAGCCGGCTTCATGCTCGCGCTGGTCCTGCTCGCCGGCTGCAGCGGCCGCCCGTCGCCCGCCAAGCCCGCGGTCGATACCCACGCGGACGACGCCTGCACCGTCTGCGGCATGTACCTGGACGGCTCGCCCGGCCCGCGTGCGGAAGCCTGGGTCAGTGGCCGCGCCAAGCCGCTGGTGTTCGATTCCACCCGCGACTTTTTCGCCTACGTGCTGCAACCGGAGAACCAGTCCGCGCTGCAGGAACTGTACGTGCAGGACAGCGCACGCATCGACTGGCAGCAGCCCAGCCACGCCGCGGTCAGTTTCATCGACGCGCGCCGTGCCCACTACGTGGCCTGGCAGCCGCTGCCCGGCTCGATGGGACCGACCCTGGCGCCGTTCGCCAGTCACGCGGCGGCGGAAACCTTCGTGCGTGAACATGGCGGCGCCGTACTCGCTTTCGACGAAGTCACGCCCGCGCTGGTGGCCACGCTGGACTACCGCTGCCCCGCCCAGGCCGCCGGCCGTCACGGCGCGCCGCAATGCCTGGCTCCGGCCGCGCCGTCCCTCGGCCTGTCGGCCCATCCGCAACCCGCGTTTCCGCCGGCGTCGCCACCGCCGCCGGCTCACCCACACCCACATCCGTAA
- the dapE gene encoding succinyl-diaminopimelate desuccinylase: protein MSDVLELARDLIRRRSVTPEDAGCLPLVGGRLARAGFAIEYLRHGEVDNLWATHGASSPTLIFLGHTDVVPSGPEAAWQSPPFEPTVRDGRLYGRGTADMKGSVAAMVVALEQFAAAHPDHRGRVGLLLTSDEEGPTNLDGVRKVAERFRATGERIDWCVVGEPSAKETLGDLIRVGRRGSLSGTLVVRGVQGHVAYPEKASNPIHAFAPALAELAATRWDEGNADFPPTSFQVSNLNAGTGANNVIPGELTALINFRYGTASRADDLRARTEAILQRHGVDFALDWNLSGEPFLTPPGGVLREVVVAVCRELCGIDPEQSTGGGTSDGRFIAPLGAEVVELGPVNASIHKVDECVALDELELLPRLYRAVCERLLTGTRSG, encoded by the coding sequence ATGTCCGACGTGCTCGAACTCGCCCGTGACCTGATCCGCCGCCGTTCGGTGACGCCGGAGGACGCCGGCTGCCTGCCGCTGGTCGGTGGGCGGCTGGCGCGTGCCGGCTTTGCCATCGAATACCTGCGCCACGGCGAGGTAGACAACTTGTGGGCCACCCACGGCGCGAGCAGTCCCACGCTGATCTTCCTCGGTCATACCGACGTGGTACCCAGCGGCCCGGAAGCGGCGTGGCAGAGTCCGCCGTTCGAGCCGACCGTGCGTGATGGCCGTCTATACGGCCGCGGCACCGCCGACATGAAGGGCTCGGTGGCGGCGATGGTGGTGGCGCTGGAGCAGTTCGCGGCGGCGCATCCCGACCATCGCGGCCGGGTCGGCCTGCTGCTGACCAGCGACGAGGAAGGTCCGACCAACCTCGACGGCGTGCGCAAGGTGGCCGAACGCTTCCGCGCCACCGGCGAGCGCATCGACTGGTGCGTGGTGGGCGAGCCGTCGGCGAAGGAAACACTGGGCGACCTGATCCGCGTGGGACGCCGCGGCTCGCTCTCCGGCACGCTCGTCGTGCGCGGCGTGCAGGGGCACGTGGCCTATCCGGAGAAGGCGTCGAATCCGATCCACGCGTTCGCCCCCGCGCTGGCCGAACTCGCGGCCACGCGCTGGGACGAAGGCAACGCCGACTTCCCGCCCACTTCGTTCCAGGTCTCCAACCTCAACGCCGGCACCGGCGCGAACAACGTGATTCCCGGCGAACTCACCGCGCTGATCAACTTCCGCTACGGCACCGCCAGCCGCGCCGACGACCTGCGCGCGCGCACCGAGGCGATCCTGCAGCGGCACGGCGTGGACTTCGCGCTGGACTGGAACCTGTCCGGCGAACCGTTCCTCACTCCGCCCGGCGGCGTGCTGCGCGAAGTCGTGGTGGCGGTATGCCGCGAGCTGTGCGGCATCGATCCCGAGCAAAGCACCGGCGGCGGCACCTCGGATGGCCGCTTCATCGCGCCGCTCGGCGCCGAGGTGGTGGAGCTTGGCCCGGTCAACGCCAGCATCCACAAGGTGGACGAGTGCGTGGCGCTGGATGAGCTGGAACTGCTGCCGCGGCTGTACCGTGCCGTGTGCGAGCGGCTACTGACCGGGACCCGATCCGGCTAG
- a CDS encoding DUF2165 family protein, whose protein sequence is MTLRLSKIALVATIALWLGLVAFGNLTDYGSNLAFVQHVLAMDSIFPDAAIHYRAIHAPLLQHAAYVLIIAAETLAAALCGAGAWRLWHTRRTPAATFRRAMRPAVAGLTLGVLLWLGGFMAIGGEWFGMWMSTQWNGLASAFRFVVVLLAALLFLGQHDGECDD, encoded by the coding sequence GACGCTGCGCCTCTCGAAGATCGCGCTGGTGGCGACGATCGCGCTGTGGCTGGGGCTGGTCGCGTTCGGCAACCTTACCGACTACGGCAGCAACCTCGCCTTCGTGCAGCACGTGCTGGCGATGGATTCGATCTTCCCCGACGCCGCCATCCACTACCGCGCGATCCACGCGCCGCTGCTGCAGCACGCCGCCTACGTGCTGATCATTGCCGCCGAAACGCTGGCCGCCGCGTTGTGCGGCGCTGGCGCCTGGCGCCTGTGGCACACGCGCCGCACGCCCGCGGCGACGTTCCGGCGTGCCATGCGGCCCGCCGTAGCCGGACTCACGCTCGGCGTGCTGCTGTGGCTGGGCGGCTTCATGGCGATCGGCGGCGAATGGTTCGGCATGTGGATGTCCACGCAATGGAACGGCCTGGCCAGTGCGTTCCGCTTCGTGGTGGTGCTGCTGGCCGCGCTGCTCTTCCTGGGCCAGCACGATGGGGAGTGCGACGATTGA